A genomic stretch from Bacillus sp. E(2018) includes:
- a CDS encoding PAS domain-containing sensor histidine kinase produces the protein MRETSFELQNTKQMMHTFYEAVNSGIIVLEPCGTILYANTKACGMLRLIDSEIEGAFLYELPFFITDSKSEKWSLKEAYLQLIKSNTREYQVEIDVICKNTGFSSALSVSIVPLKNNAGELSVITLTDNQQLKRTEKNLNRSQQRFYSLVNSMEDTVFTLDTNFIHTGIYGRWMEKHGVKPSYFLGKTVREVFGAEIADGQEKACHLVLKGKSQFYEWSNVRDGERLYYQAILSPINNDQGQVEGIVGVSRDITQSKRMELGLRESEERFRQFAENAKDIFWMQDYQTHKLLYISKAFKQIWDGEESELIESVFTDVHSEDQEAVSAFIKSIAQGESQIEYRIHGKNNRVRWIRTRAFPITNGEEEIYRIAGISEDITDLKEKEELLRKSDKLTVVGELAAGIAHEIRNPLTSIKGFVQLMKADMEDLHSEIILSEMDRIESIITEFLVLAKPHQETFFQQRNVNDFIKQTITLLDSEANLNNVQFETHLMDVPQILCEGNQIKQVIINVIKNAIESMDSGGTIFVETGAHDEGYVFIKVTDQGVGIGEERLARLGEPFYSNKEKGIGLGLMVSLKIIENHHGNITFESMLDIGTTVTILLPTKLLP, from the coding sequence ATGCGAGAAACTTCGTTTGAATTACAAAATACAAAACAAATGATGCACACGTTCTATGAAGCGGTTAATAGCGGGATTATCGTTTTAGAACCATGTGGCACGATTCTTTATGCCAATACAAAAGCGTGTGGCATGTTAAGATTGATTGATTCTGAAATTGAAGGCGCATTTCTATATGAGCTCCCATTCTTTATTACTGATTCAAAAAGTGAGAAATGGTCACTTAAAGAAGCTTACCTTCAATTGATAAAAAGCAATACACGAGAATATCAAGTCGAAATAGATGTAATTTGTAAAAACACAGGCTTTTCGTCTGCGTTGTCTGTTTCAATCGTTCCTCTTAAAAATAATGCGGGCGAACTATCAGTGATCACTCTAACGGATAATCAGCAGTTGAAACGTACAGAAAAAAACTTAAATCGCAGTCAGCAGCGTTTTTACTCGCTAGTCAATTCAATGGAAGACACCGTCTTTACGTTAGACACTAATTTTATACATACAGGCATCTATGGGCGATGGATGGAGAAACATGGTGTGAAGCCATCCTACTTTTTAGGTAAGACTGTGCGCGAGGTTTTTGGCGCTGAGATTGCTGATGGACAAGAGAAGGCATGTCATCTCGTTTTGAAAGGCAAATCTCAGTTTTACGAGTGGAGTAATGTCCGTGATGGTGAACGTCTCTACTATCAGGCGATCCTCTCTCCTATCAATAATGATCAAGGCCAAGTTGAAGGTATTGTTGGTGTTTCTAGAGATATCACTCAAAGTAAGAGGATGGAACTGGGACTTCGAGAGAGTGAAGAGAGATTCCGTCAATTTGCTGAGAATGCAAAAGACATCTTTTGGATGCAAGATTATCAAACACATAAACTTCTTTACATATCAAAAGCTTTTAAGCAAATATGGGATGGAGAAGAGAGTGAACTTATTGAATCTGTTTTTACAGACGTTCACTCGGAAGATCAAGAAGCAGTCTCAGCGTTCATAAAATCGATCGCACAAGGTGAATCACAGATTGAATACCGCATACATGGCAAAAATAACAGAGTCCGCTGGATTCGAACGAGAGCATTTCCAATCACCAATGGCGAGGAAGAAATATATCGAATCGCGGGTATTTCAGAAGATATAACTGATTTAAAAGAAAAAGAAGAGTTGCTTAGAAAGTCTGATAAACTCACAGTCGTTGGTGAACTTGCTGCAGGCATCGCTCACGAGATCCGTAATCCGCTCACGAGTATAAAAGGATTCGTTCAACTCATGAAAGCTGATATGGAAGATCTTCATAGCGAGATCATCTTATCAGAGATGGATCGGATTGAATCGATCATTACTGAATTTTTAGTATTAGCTAAACCACATCAGGAAACTTTTTTTCAGCAGAGAAACGTGAATGATTTTATTAAACAGACAATTACGTTGTTAGATTCAGAAGCGAACCTTAATAACGTTCAATTTGAGACGCATTTAATGGACGTGCCTCAGATTCTTTGTGAAGGAAATCAAATCAAACAAGTAATCATAAACGTGATCAAGAATGCTATAGAATCCATGGATAGCGGTGGAACTATTTTTGTAGAAACTGGGGCACATGATGAAGGCTATGTTTTTATTAAAGTTACTGATCAAGGAGTGGGAATCGGCGAAGAACGGCTTGCGAGACTTGGAGAACCTTTTTATTCTAATAAAGAAAAAGGCATAGGATTAGGGCTGATGGTTTCACTTAAAATCATAGAAAATCATCATGGAAACATTACCTTTGAAAGTATGTTGGATATTGGGACAACGGTCACGATATTGCTGCCCACAAAGCTATTGCCATAA
- a CDS encoding transporter substrate-binding domain-containing protein: protein MKDFKKKISILAVVFSMFVLAACGSSESSDGGPELKNEGEFNFIVSGEFPPFSSVDKGGELTGFDVAVGKAIAKELGLKPVPEKFKFHGAVSAIKADRFDAAVASHTITEDRKKAVNFSEPYYYSGPVIFTRPDSDIKTKEDLKGKEVAVSKGSTYEKSAQDFTDQIKNYDSDATALRALSEGKHDAVITDAITGKQAIEKGFKIVEQEQLGTSEQAIAIKKEDKELLKAVNKALKKMKDNGELAKLSEEYVGADITKKPE, encoded by the coding sequence ATGAAGGATTTCAAAAAGAAGATTAGTATTTTAGCAGTCGTATTTTCAATGTTTGTTCTAGCTGCATGTGGCAGCAGTGAATCAAGTGACGGGGGTCCAGAGCTGAAAAACGAAGGTGAATTTAACTTCATCGTATCAGGAGAGTTCCCTCCATTCAGTTCCGTTGATAAGGGTGGAGAACTAACAGGCTTTGATGTTGCAGTTGGTAAAGCGATTGCTAAAGAACTTGGCCTAAAGCCTGTTCCAGAAAAGTTTAAATTCCACGGCGCTGTATCAGCTATTAAGGCAGATCGTTTTGACGCAGCAGTGGCAAGCCATACAATCACTGAAGACCGAAAGAAAGCAGTGAATTTCAGCGAGCCTTATTATTACTCAGGTCCGGTAATCTTTACAAGACCAGACAGTGATATTAAAACAAAAGAAGATTTAAAAGGAAAAGAAGTTGCTGTTTCAAAAGGTTCTACCTATGAAAAATCTGCACAAGATTTCACAGATCAGATTAAAAACTATGACAGTGATGCGACAGCATTGCGTGCGTTGAGTGAAGGGAAGCACGATGCAGTTATTACTGATGCAATAACGGGTAAACAAGCGATTGAAAAAGGATTTAAGATCGTGGAACAAGAGCAGCTTGGTACGAGTGAACAAGCGATCGCTATAAAAAAAGAAGATAAAGAATTGCTTAAAGCGGTAAATAAGGCATTAAAGAAAATGAAGGATAACGGTGAGCTTGCAAAGCTTAGTGAAGAATACGTCGGTGCTGATATCACGAAGAAGCCTGAATAA
- a CDS encoding amino acid ABC transporter permease, giving the protein MFDLAHILDVLVESYPLFMKGLWVTLQLTFVSVLIGTVIGLIFALFKISGIKVLNWIANIYIALIRGTPLIVQIFIFYFGLAELGISAFWSAAFGLAMHNGAYIAEIFRGSIQSVDKGQMEAGRSLGMTYGLAMRRIILPQAFKRALPPLGNQFIIGLKDSSLASFIALNELFSIATTQGSRTFDEMTYLIIVGLYYLILVLLFTLLVNLLEKKLSAGE; this is encoded by the coding sequence ATGTTTGATCTCGCACACATTTTAGACGTATTAGTAGAAAGTTATCCACTCTTCATGAAGGGACTTTGGGTTACACTTCAACTTACCTTTGTATCCGTTTTGATTGGTACGGTAATCGGGCTCATTTTTGCGTTATTTAAAATCTCAGGAATTAAAGTTCTGAATTGGATAGCGAACATTTATATTGCACTTATTCGCGGTACCCCATTGATCGTACAGATTTTTATCTTTTACTTTGGTCTAGCGGAATTGGGGATTTCTGCCTTCTGGTCGGCGGCTTTTGGACTTGCTATGCATAATGGTGCTTATATTGCGGAGATCTTCAGAGGTTCTATTCAATCGGTAGATAAAGGGCAGATGGAGGCAGGACGTTCATTAGGTATGACATATGGTTTGGCGATGAGAAGAATCATACTGCCACAAGCCTTTAAACGAGCACTGCCACCTTTAGGTAACCAGTTTATAATCGGTCTGAAGGATTCATCTCTTGCATCTTTTATTGCCCTTAACGAGTTGTTCAGTATTGCAACGACACAAGGATCTAGAACATTTGATGAGATGACATACCTGATTATCGTAGGTCTATACTATCTAATACTCGTTCTTCTTTTCACTTTACTTGTTAATCTTTTAGAGAAGAAACTATCAGCTGGGGAATAG
- a CDS encoding amino acid ABC transporter ATP-binding protein, with amino-acid sequence MSELKKEMIRIENLKKSFGDLEVLKEVNLNVQESEVVVLIGASGSGKSTLLRCINFLEIKNGGRIVIEGEEIDPKTHNLNEVRQRVGMVFQHFNLFPHKTVLENVIEAPLHMKNQSKSEAEQEARALLGKVGLSDKADVYPAKLSGGQKQRVAIARALAMKPDIMLFDEPTSALDPELVGEVLATMKELAQEGMTMVVVTHEMGFAKEVADEVVYMHDGQIWERGKPEELFDAPKEERTKDFLSSIL; translated from the coding sequence GTGTCTGAGTTGAAAAAAGAAATGATACGCATTGAAAACTTGAAAAAGAGTTTTGGAGATCTAGAAGTCTTAAAAGAAGTGAATTTAAACGTACAAGAGAGCGAAGTTGTAGTCTTAATTGGTGCCAGTGGTTCTGGAAAAAGTACTCTTCTCAGATGCATCAATTTCCTTGAGATTAAAAACGGTGGAAGAATTGTCATTGAAGGGGAAGAAATCGACCCGAAAACACATAACTTAAACGAAGTACGCCAAAGAGTAGGAATGGTATTTCAACACTTTAACTTGTTTCCACACAAAACGGTATTGGAAAATGTGATTGAAGCCCCTCTTCATATGAAAAACCAAAGTAAATCAGAAGCAGAACAGGAAGCAAGAGCTTTACTAGGAAAAGTAGGTCTTTCTGATAAAGCAGATGTTTATCCAGCGAAGTTATCGGGTGGACAAAAGCAGCGTGTCGCTATCGCAAGAGCGCTTGCGATGAAACCAGATATCATGCTTTTTGATGAACCAACGTCAGCACTCGATCCAGAACTTGTAGGAGAGGTGCTCGCTACGATGAAAGAGCTAGCGCAAGAAGGGATGACAATGGTCGTTGTGACTCATGAAATGGGATTTGCAAAAGAAGTTGCAGACGAAGTTGTTTACATGCACGATGGACAGATCTGGGAAAGAGGAAAGCCAGAAGAGCTTTTTGATGCTCCAAAAGAAGAGCGCACGAAAGATTTCTTAAGTTCTATCCTATAA
- a CDS encoding EamA family transporter — protein sequence MPYQTKLAFIYVAIGASLWGIIGFFVKELSQAGFTALQIVFLRAASAFLLFLAWIVVQNASLIKIRVKDIWYFLGTGILSVSFFNWCYFTTIQTSSLAIAAILLYTAPAFVLVISAIVFQEQLTRQKLFALAATFFGCTLVSGLFSAQLELTMLSLLIGLGAGFGYSLYSIFGKLASRKYETLTISVYTFFFAMLALFPISGIASADIQVFSPSVLMNVFGLGLFPTVFAYWFYTQGLQQIDASKASIVSTIEPVVATLMGMMLYKESISLVQGIGILFVLGAVLMIQERSRKSVHTSPVQK from the coding sequence ATGCCGTATCAAACGAAACTTGCCTTTATATATGTAGCGATTGGTGCATCTCTTTGGGGAATCATCGGTTTTTTCGTTAAAGAGCTCTCACAAGCAGGGTTTACAGCTTTACAGATCGTCTTTTTAAGAGCTGCCAGCGCATTTCTATTATTCCTGGCATGGATTGTTGTACAAAATGCTAGCCTAATAAAGATCAGAGTAAAAGATATCTGGTATTTCTTAGGTACAGGTATATTAAGTGTTTCTTTTTTTAATTGGTGTTATTTTACGACGATACAAACATCTTCACTAGCTATTGCTGCTATTCTTTTGTACACGGCTCCAGCTTTTGTGCTTGTCATATCAGCTATCGTATTTCAAGAGCAGTTGACGCGCCAAAAACTGTTTGCACTCGCTGCTACCTTCTTTGGCTGTACACTTGTCTCAGGTCTGTTCTCAGCTCAATTAGAACTCACAATGTTGAGCCTTCTAATCGGTTTAGGGGCTGGTTTTGGCTATTCTCTTTACAGCATATTTGGTAAGTTAGCTAGTCGAAAATATGAAACATTAACCATCAGTGTCTACACTTTCTTCTTTGCCATGCTTGCTCTGTTTCCAATCAGCGGTATAGCCTCTGCTGACATCCAAGTCTTTAGCCCTTCCGTTCTAATGAACGTGTTCGGTCTCGGTCTTTTTCCAACTGTATTTGCCTATTGGTTCTATACACAAGGCTTACAACAAATAGATGCGAGTAAAGCATCCATTGTGTCCACTATCGAACCTGTAGTAGCAACCTTAATGGGGATGATGCTATACAAAGAATCCATCTCCCTTGTACAAGGTATCGGTATACTCTTTGTGTTAGGAGCCGTTCTTATGATACAAGAACGATCGAGAAAGTCCGTTCATACTTCCCCTGTACAAAAATAG
- a CDS encoding formate/nitrite transporter family protein: MKENQDNHNNKKAAVPDRQYFFPVQIIEYFIEEGKASLQVSNLAQFILSFMAGAFIAFGALGSVLLSMGVETSGPFNLLSGVGFAIGYTMIFLSGSILFTEINVLLPSYILQSKYWISKKVLRFWGICYIGNFLGALFVGFLLNMSGSLDKEFYEVLLKFMEKKMEFTERGTWGWFQVLFSGILANWLIGIAAVLATAARDVMGKIFGILLPVIIFEAGNFQHAVANMGYFSITVLEGFEYSWYEFILLNLIPATIGNLIGGGILVSLLLSFAFKEDIDDDIVKDEEEEVEKIKHKME; this comes from the coding sequence ATGAAAGAGAATCAGGACAATCATAATAACAAAAAAGCAGCTGTTCCAGATCGGCAATACTTTTTTCCAGTACAGATTATTGAATATTTTATTGAAGAAGGTAAAGCGTCTTTACAAGTTTCAAACTTAGCACAATTTATTTTATCTTTTATGGCGGGTGCTTTTATCGCATTTGGCGCACTAGGTTCCGTTTTATTATCCATGGGAGTCGAAACGTCTGGTCCCTTTAACCTTTTATCAGGTGTTGGCTTTGCTATCGGATATACGATGATCTTTCTATCAGGATCGATTCTTTTTACAGAGATTAATGTCTTACTTCCCAGCTATATTTTACAATCCAAGTACTGGATCAGTAAAAAGGTACTGCGGTTTTGGGGTATCTGTTATATTGGTAACTTTTTAGGAGCATTGTTTGTTGGGTTTCTACTTAATATGTCAGGTTCATTAGACAAAGAATTTTATGAGGTACTTTTAAAGTTCATGGAAAAAAAGATGGAATTTACAGAACGTGGCACATGGGGTTGGTTTCAAGTGTTATTCTCTGGTATTCTTGCAAACTGGCTTATCGGAATTGCAGCCGTTCTTGCTACGGCAGCAAGAGATGTAATGGGTAAAATTTTTGGAATTCTTTTACCTGTTATCATATTTGAAGCAGGAAATTTCCAACACGCCGTGGCGAACATGGGGTATTTTAGCATTACCGTGTTAGAAGGCTTTGAATACAGCTGGTATGAATTTATTCTTCTTAATTTAATTCCTGCTACGATCGGTAACTTAATCGGTGGAGGGATATTAGTATCCTTATTACTTTCCTTTGCTTTTAAAGAAGACATTGATGATGATATCGTGAAAGATGAAGAAGAGGAAGTAGAAAAGATAAAACATAAGATGGAATAA
- a CDS encoding M14 family metallocarboxypeptidase, protein MKKGFVLFMGILLGSLSFWSYKGEAASYVNPNQTYTYEMMTSNIKTLAQKYPGLVQYRSLGKTPYGRDIWAVKLGRGDATVLYNASHHAREWMTTNIVMEMIDQYSERYVANSTMDGYNVANVLNNTSIWFVPMTNPDGVTLQQKGLSAFPATAQANLIKMNGGSKDFKRWKSNAQGVDLNRQYPARWEQITNNAKAPSYKDYKGSAPLVTKEAKAMTALTYLVDPEITNSYHTAGRILYYHFNYGTNTFEGDKTLGTTLANMTGYRLIPPDTQLSSGGGYKDWFIQTFKRPGFTFELAPYAGETNPPISIINEEWTRNKKAGLYMAVEGDKRWEKRITPITKTITLTQKVPLHDRPHVNHKMAAASLYPGTYKANAAYGNFYRIQTILGPKWIVK, encoded by the coding sequence TTGAAAAAAGGTTTTGTGTTGTTTATGGGGATATTACTTGGAAGCTTATCGTTTTGGAGTTATAAGGGAGAAGCAGCAAGCTATGTCAATCCAAATCAAACGTATACATATGAAATGATGACGAGTAACATTAAAACACTCGCACAAAAGTACCCTGGATTAGTTCAATACCGTTCACTTGGGAAAACACCATATGGCAGAGATATATGGGCAGTGAAGCTGGGTAGAGGTGATGCGACGGTACTTTACAATGCATCTCATCATGCTAGAGAATGGATGACGACAAATATTGTGATGGAGATGATCGATCAGTATAGCGAACGCTATGTAGCCAACAGTACGATGGATGGTTACAATGTTGCAAACGTATTAAATAACACGTCGATCTGGTTTGTACCCATGACTAACCCAGACGGTGTCACACTTCAGCAAAAAGGTCTATCTGCTTTTCCTGCAACAGCTCAAGCCAACCTCATCAAGATGAATGGTGGAAGCAAAGATTTTAAAAGATGGAAGTCAAATGCTCAAGGAGTTGATCTGAACAGACAATATCCTGCGCGTTGGGAACAAATTACAAATAATGCAAAAGCTCCTTCTTATAAAGACTACAAGGGTAGTGCTCCACTAGTGACGAAAGAAGCAAAGGCGATGACAGCTCTCACTTATCTCGTAGATCCTGAGATTACAAATTCTTATCACACAGCTGGAAGAATACTATACTACCATTTTAATTATGGAACAAATACCTTTGAGGGAGACAAAACGCTTGGAACTACCCTGGCTAATATGACCGGCTACCGACTCATTCCTCCTGATACTCAGCTATCAAGTGGTGGTGGATACAAAGATTGGTTCATCCAAACCTTCAAACGTCCTGGCTTCACGTTTGAACTTGCTCCATATGCTGGCGAGACGAATCCGCCAATCTCAATCATTAATGAAGAATGGACAAGGAATAAAAAAGCAGGACTTTATATGGCAGTAGAAGGGGACAAGCGTTGGGAGAAGCGCATAACACCAATAACAAAAACCATCACGCTTACTCAAAAAGTTCCTTTACATGATCGTCCTCATGTAAATCATAAAATGGCTGCAGCAAGTCTATATCCAGGGACGTATAAAGCGAATGCAGCGTATGGAAATTTTTATCGTATCCAAACCATCCTTGGACCAAAGTGGATTGTAAAATAA
- a CDS encoding MFS transporter — MKRFTKEENSWMYYDWANSAYSIIISTAVFPLFFKAAATNAGVSSSDSTAYLGYTIAIATFILAMLSPVLGTIADYKGLKKRFFTFFFALGLISTASLAFIPSDQWLLLLIFYTLTAIGSSGSNVFYDAFITDVTTEERMNRVSSRGFGLGYIGSTIPFLISIAIIVLAQNEVLPISTTLASKIAFIITAIWWGIFTIPMLKNVYQKYGIEREPKPLINSFKRLGKTMKEIRKYRALFLFLLAYFFYIDGVGTIITMSTAYGSDLGISSTNLLIILFVTQVVAAPFAILYGRLAERFTGKKMLYVGIVVYIIVCIYAYFLKTTMDFWILAMLVATSQGGIQALSRAYFAKLVPKENSNEFFGFYNIFGKFASIMGPLLIAVTAQVTGNSASAVFSLVVLFIIGITILMFVPEPKVDSSHTISA, encoded by the coding sequence ATGAAACGGTTTACGAAAGAAGAGAATAGCTGGATGTATTATGATTGGGCAAACTCAGCATATTCGATCATTATCTCAACAGCTGTATTTCCTTTGTTCTTTAAAGCAGCTGCAACAAATGCAGGAGTCAGCTCATCGGATTCAACCGCTTATTTGGGGTATACCATCGCGATCGCCACGTTTATATTAGCAATGCTAAGCCCTGTTTTAGGTACAATTGCAGATTATAAAGGTTTAAAGAAACGATTCTTCACTTTCTTTTTTGCACTAGGTCTTATTTCTACCGCATCATTAGCTTTTATTCCAAGTGATCAATGGCTCTTATTATTAATTTTTTATACACTAACTGCAATCGGCTCTAGCGGATCTAATGTCTTTTATGATGCTTTTATAACCGATGTAACAACGGAAGAAAGAATGAACAGAGTGTCATCTAGAGGATTCGGATTAGGATATATCGGGAGTACGATACCTTTTTTAATCAGTATCGCGATTATCGTGTTGGCACAGAATGAAGTTCTTCCAATTTCAACGACTTTAGCTAGCAAGATTGCCTTTATAATCACTGCGATTTGGTGGGGAATTTTTACGATTCCTATGTTGAAGAACGTTTATCAGAAGTACGGCATCGAACGAGAACCGAAACCTCTGATCAATAGCTTTAAACGCTTAGGTAAAACAATGAAAGAAATACGGAAATATCGTGCTTTGTTTTTATTTCTGCTTGCCTATTTCTTTTATATCGATGGAGTTGGAACTATCATAACGATGTCCACTGCTTACGGTTCAGATCTTGGAATCAGTTCTACTAATCTTTTAATCATCCTTTTTGTCACACAAGTGGTCGCTGCTCCTTTTGCCATTTTATATGGAAGGTTAGCAGAGAGATTTACTGGCAAAAAGATGCTTTATGTTGGAATTGTGGTCTACATTATCGTTTGTATTTATGCTTATTTCTTAAAAACAACGATGGATTTCTGGATTTTAGCCATGCTTGTTGCTACGTCTCAAGGTGGAATTCAAGCGTTAAGCCGTGCCTATTTTGCTAAACTAGTTCCGAAAGAAAACTCGAATGAATTCTTTGGCTTTTATAATATTTTCGGCAAGTTCGCTTCCATTATGGGTCCGTTGTTAATCGCTGTAACCGCTCAAGTGACTGGAAACTCAGCTAGTGCAGTGTTCAGCCTTGTCGTTCTGTTCATCATTGGTATTACAATTCTTATGTTTGTTCCAGAACCAAAAGTGGATTCGTCTCATACGATCAGTGCATAG
- a CDS encoding ectonucleotide pyrophosphatase/phosphodiesterase: MSRLTNHLVVISFDCLSSLDFPIFEQLPHFKKILNRGSHCKKVETIYPSVTYPCHTSIVTGRYPKNHGIVNNTLTQPGKASPDWYWHRKHIKGTTLYDEAKKAGMTTGALLWPVTARANIDYNMPEIFANRKWHHQIPVSLLNGSKRFQLDLNRRFGHVRNGLNQPELDDFVLESTIHTIKNKKPQLLLVHFVDLDSQRHYHGFSSDEAMDAIKRHDNRLGKIVESLQEAGIYEETTIAVLGDHSALDESKAIKLNVLLKEHGLIDTDSKGAIQNWKAYCKSCDGSAYIYLKDSSDIQTKEVVKKLLDHLLVDERNGIEKIYSQEEAAATGADDRCAFMVEARRGFYFNEDHEGSFLNNITDQDVRRKRYTHACHGYSPEKEDYTTILLLAGKGIKRNVVVPSMHLIDEGPTFAKLLGLDLGKTDGKVVQEFLNI; this comes from the coding sequence ATGTCCCGTCTAACCAATCATTTAGTTGTCATCTCATTTGACTGTCTTTCTTCCCTTGATTTTCCTATATTTGAGCAACTTCCGCACTTTAAGAAAATTTTAAACCGAGGCTCCCATTGCAAAAAAGTAGAGACAATCTATCCTTCTGTAACGTATCCCTGTCATACCTCGATTGTTACAGGAAGGTACCCCAAAAACCATGGAATCGTAAACAACACGCTAACACAGCCGGGCAAAGCTTCACCTGATTGGTATTGGCACAGAAAACATATTAAAGGAACTACTTTATATGATGAAGCTAAAAAAGCAGGTATGACTACTGGTGCTCTCCTATGGCCAGTCACTGCCAGAGCGAACATCGATTACAACATGCCTGAAATCTTTGCGAACCGAAAGTGGCACCACCAGATTCCTGTTTCTCTCTTAAACGGAAGTAAAAGATTCCAACTTGATTTGAACCGTCGATTCGGACATGTGCGTAATGGTTTGAACCAGCCTGAGCTTGATGATTTTGTTTTAGAGTCCACAATACATACGATTAAGAATAAAAAACCTCAGCTATTGCTTGTTCATTTTGTGGATCTTGATTCACAGAGGCACTACCATGGATTTTCTTCTGATGAAGCAATGGATGCAATAAAGAGACATGACAACAGACTCGGTAAAATTGTCGAATCCTTACAGGAAGCAGGAATCTATGAAGAAACGACAATCGCCGTATTAGGAGATCATAGCGCTCTTGATGAGAGCAAAGCTATTAAACTGAATGTTTTATTAAAAGAACATGGATTAATAGACACTGATTCAAAAGGGGCTATACAAAATTGGAAAGCCTATTGCAAAAGTTGCGATGGGTCAGCATATATTTACCTTAAGGATTCATCTGATATACAAACAAAGGAGGTAGTGAAAAAACTTCTGGACCACTTATTGGTTGATGAAAGAAATGGTATTGAAAAGATCTACAGTCAAGAAGAAGCAGCTGCCACAGGTGCTGATGATCGTTGTGCGTTTATGGTAGAAGCTAGACGAGGTTTTTATTTTAACGAAGATCATGAAGGGTCTTTTCTTAACAACATTACAGATCAAGATGTGAGAAGAAAACGGTATACACATGCGTGTCATGGGTATTCTCCTGAAAAAGAAGACTACACCACTATTCTGTTATTAGCAGGTAAAGGGATAAAAAGAAATGTCGTTGTTCCTTCCATGCATTTAATTGATGAAGGACCGACGTTTGCTAAACTATTAGGTCTAGATTTAGGAAAAACGGATGGTAAAGTCGTACAAGAGTTTTTAAACATCTAG
- a CDS encoding symporter small accessory protein — protein sequence MLGMEDGLIAFVWVATVVSALGCVVFGGIMWNRGGDDSK from the coding sequence ATGCTAGGAATGGAAGATGGACTTATCGCATTTGTGTGGGTGGCTACTGTTGTTTCAGCATTAGGGTGTGTTGTCTTTGGTGGAATCATGTGGAACAGAGGAGGCGATGATTCAAAATGA